In Listeria cossartiae subsp. cossartiae, the DNA window CCAAAAGTTGATCCGTGACTCCCCGGCCCAAAAGCGCTACTTAGGTAAGATTTTCCAACCATTGCTCCAATCGGCAAGCCATTTCCAAGCCCTTTTGCTAACGTGAAAATATCTGGGTCTAAGCCAATTTGTTCGAAGCCATAAAGCGTGCCCGTTCGACCTAATCCGGTTTGAACTTCATCGATAATGAGTAATACACCCAATTTTTTACAAAGCATTTGAACTTCTAGCAACCATGCGGCATTTGCTGGGATGACGCCACCTTCTCCTTGAATGACCTCTAGCATGACAGCCGCTGTATTTTCGTCTATTTCTTCCCGAAAAGCCTTGCTATCATTGTAAGGAACATAGGTAAAACCGGGAACAAGTCCGCCGAAACCTTGATGGATTTTCGCTTGTCCTGTTGCTGACATCGAACCAAATGTGCGGCCATGGAAAGATTTTTCAAATGTAATGATTTTTTCCTTGCCGGTATATTTTCTCCCTAGTTTGAGAGCCGCTTCATTCGCTTCTGTACCGCTATTGCAAAAGAAAACTAGTCGCTCTTCTCCAGTTGTAATTAATTCTGCAACACTATCTTGCAAAGCACATTCGTATAAATTCGAGGTGTGCCAAACTTTTGCTAATTGTTGCTGGATAGCTTCTGTCACATTTTCAGGGCAATGGCCTAGGTTGCAAACCGCAATTCCACTCGTAAAATCAAGGTAAGTTTGACCAGCTGCATCTGTGACGATGGTTCCAGAGCCTTTGACTAAATCAATAGGAAATCTATTATACGTAGGAAAAACATGTTTCATCCAATCGCCACCTTACTTTTTATTTTTGTGCCCGTTGCTTGAAGGGAATCTGTAATAATTACTTGACCAACACCGTTTTCAGCAGCAAAAGCGGCACTTGCTAATTTTGGTATCATCCCGCCTTGTATTATGCCCGTTGTTTGTAATTCGTCCATTTCTGCGGTTGCTATTTCGCTAATGATTTCTGCTCCATTTTTCACGCCTGGTACGTCCGTTAATAGGTAAAGGGCTTCTGCGTTTAGCGCGCTAGCTACTTCACAGGCGGCTGTATCGGCGTTGACATTTAGCCAATCATGTTCGCTATTTATTCCAAGCGGCGCGATGACCGTGATGATATTTTTACCAAGTAGTTGTTCGATTAAGTCCGTTTTTACTTTGGTAATTTTACCAACAAAGCCGAGGTCTGTGTCGCTCAACTGTTCTGCCTCGAGTAAACCTGTATCGCCAGCATTTAAGCCAATCACGGGAATAGCTCTTTTTTGAAAAGCGGTTGTGATGGCTGGTTGAACTTGGCCGATTAAAACCATTTTTGTCACTTCAAGAGCTTGTTTATTCGTGATTCGCAAGCCGTTCTTCGTTTCGACCGGAATATTGAGGGCCTCCATCATTTTGGATATATAATGACCACCGCCATGAACAAGGACGATTTTTTTACCCTCGGCTTGCCATGTTGTAATTTGTTGGAAGAAACTTTCTGTTAAATTATCACTTGCGACACCGCCTAATTTAATGACAATTGTATTCTTCATGCGTAGCCCTCCTTACGTCCGGTAACAAGCATTGATTTTGACGTATTCATAACTTAAATCGCAACCCCATGCCGTTCCTGACTCAAGACCGATATGAAGATCGACTTCGATAACAATATGCTCCTCTTCCAAATAAGCATCTAGCGCTTGCTGGTTAAAAATAGTTTGGCTGCTATGATTCAGAATTTCAATCCCGCCAATTTTAATCGTAATGTTATCCGGGGCAAAGCGACCACCCGAGTACCCAATCGCGCAAATAATCCGGCCCCAGTTACCATCTCCGCCAAAAGCCGCCGTTTTCACCAAGCTGGAAGATACGATTTTCTTCGCAATCATTCTGGCATCTTCTGTTTTAGTAGCGCCATTTACTTGGACCTCGATAAGTTTCGTCGCGCCTTCCCCGTCACGCGCAATGCTTTTAGCAAGATGCTCTGTTACCGCTTGAAACATATCCGCAAATTTGGCAAAATCGGCTGTTCCTTCTTGAATTAGTGGATTTTGCGCGCAACCATTCGCCATCACTACTACCATATCGTTTGTCGAAGTGTCGCCATCCACGGTTATTTGATTGAAAGTTTTATCTACTTTTATTTTTAATAATTTTTGCAATAATTCAGCTGGAATGGCGGCATCGGTCGTAATAAAGGCGAGCATCGTCGCCATATTAGGATGAATCATTCCCGATCCCTTCGCCACACCCGACATCGTTACCGTTTCACCACCGATTTCCGTTTGAAAACTAATTTGCTTTTGAAACGTATCCGTTGTTAAAATTGCTTCTTCAAAATCGGCCGCATTTCCGGTGTTTTTTTCCAGCATATCGATTCCCGCGATGATTTTGTCCATCGGTAGCATGTCACCAATAATCCCGGTCGAAGCAACCGCAACAGACTCTAACGGAATTGCCAGATTTTCTGCCGTTTTCGCCCGCATTGCTAGTGCATCTAACATTCCTTGATTGCCTGTACATGCATTGGCATTGCCACTATTCACAATAATCGCTTGCAACTCGGCGCTATTTTGAAAAGAATCTTTCGTCACAAAAATCGGCGCGGCTTGCATTTGGTTCATCGTATAAACAGCAGCAGAATTTGCTGGGACTTCGGAATAAATCCATCCGATATCATTTCGTTTTCTTTTCAGCCCAGCATGTTTTCCGTCCGCATAAAAACCTTTTGGCGAGGCGATGTTTCCTTTAATAAGTTTCATTTTACTTTTCCCCTTTCACGGATACACTGGAATAAATCCTAATCCGTCACTCTCAGCAAAATTCGCCATGATATTCAAATTTTGAATCGCTTGACCAGCCGCTCCTTTGACTAAATTATCAATCACGGAAACGATGGTAATGACATTCGTTTTTTCGTTATAAGCAAGACCGATGTCACAGTAATTGGATGCGGTCACTTGTTTCACAGTTGGATAGATATTTTCTGGTTGAATTCGGACAAATGGAGCGTTTTCGTAGGTGGATTCATAAAGGGTATGTAACGCTTTCTGGGTGATTGATTTTTTTGGTTTAACGTAGATGGTTGTGAAGATTCCTCTTGTGATGGGAATTAATGAGGTAGAAAATTGGATTGCTGGGATACTTTCATCCCATTTCGTCAGTTGTTGCATAATTTCTGGAATATGTTGGTGGGAATTCATTTTATACAGAGTCATGTTTTCATTGGTTTCGGTGAAATGTGTGCTTGCGGATGGTACTTTTCCAGCTCCGGAAATGCCTGATTTCGCATCTACAATAATCGATGTTGGATCAATTAGCTGATTTTTCGCGAGTGGTGCTAACCCAAGTAAAGTTGCG includes these proteins:
- the argC gene encoding N-acetyl-gamma-glutamyl-phosphate reductase, with protein sequence MKVSIIGATGYGGLELIRLLHHHSSVDIATLHSFSTPSATLANFYPHLKDLEASPLEKINPTEIIEKSETVFIATPSGIAKDIALPYVDAGMNVIDLSGDFRLKDSRLYEKWYGKSAAPEDYIAKAEYGLAEFRENKETTFIANPGCYATATLLGLAPLAKNQLIDPTSIIVDAKSGISGAGKVPSASTHFTETNENMTLYKMNSHQHIPEIMQQLTKWDESIPAIQFSTSLIPITRGIFTTIYVKPKKSITQKALHTLYESTYENAPFVRIQPENIYPTVKQVTASNYCDIGLAYNEKTNVITIVSVIDNLVKGAAGQAIQNLNIMANFAESDGLGFIPVYP
- the argJ gene encoding bifunctional glutamate N-acetyltransferase/amino-acid acetyltransferase ArgJ produces the protein MKLIKGNIASPKGFYADGKHAGLKRKRNDIGWIYSEVPANSAAVYTMNQMQAAPIFVTKDSFQNSAELQAIIVNSGNANACTGNQGMLDALAMRAKTAENLAIPLESVAVASTGIIGDMLPMDKIIAGIDMLEKNTGNAADFEEAILTTDTFQKQISFQTEIGGETVTMSGVAKGSGMIHPNMATMLAFITTDAAIPAELLQKLLKIKVDKTFNQITVDGDTSTNDMVVVMANGCAQNPLIQEGTADFAKFADMFQAVTEHLAKSIARDGEGATKLIEVQVNGATKTEDARMIAKKIVSSSLVKTAAFGGDGNWGRIICAIGYSGGRFAPDNITIKIGGIEILNHSSQTIFNQQALDAYLEEEHIVIEVDLHIGLESGTAWGCDLSYEYVKINACYRT
- a CDS encoding acetylornithine transaminase; protein product: MKHVFPTYNRFPIDLVKGSGTIVTDAAGQTYLDFTSGIAVCNLGHCPENVTEAIQQQLAKVWHTSNLYECALQDSVAELITTGEERLVFFCNSGTEANEAALKLGRKYTGKEKIITFEKSFHGRTFGSMSATGQAKIHQGFGGLVPGFTYVPYNDSKAFREEIDENTAAVMLEVIQGEGGVIPANAAWLLEVQMLCKKLGVLLIIDEVQTGLGRTGTLYGFEQIGLDPDIFTLAKGLGNGLPIGAMVGKSYLSSAFGPGSHGSTFGGNKLALAAAKEILLTVKQAGFLEEVNAKSDYFRNLLEEHFELLDNVSDIRGEGFLIGIELETAAEPVVSELREQGLLILTAGPNVLRILPPLTVSYEEIDRAVTLLKNVLENQLIGSEEG
- the argB gene encoding acetylglutamate kinase, translating into MKNTIVIKLGGVASDNLTESFFQQITTWQAEGKKIVLVHGGGHYISKMMEALNIPVETKNGLRITNKQALEVTKMVLIGQVQPAITTAFQKRAIPVIGLNAGDTGLLEAEQLSDTDLGFVGKITKVKTDLIEQLLGKNIITVIAPLGINSEHDWLNVNADTAACEVASALNAEALYLLTDVPGVKNGAEIISEIATAEMDELQTTGIIQGGMIPKLASAAFAAENGVGQVIITDSLQATGTKIKSKVAIG